One Anoplopoma fimbria isolate UVic2021 breed Golden Eagle Sablefish chromosome 21, Afim_UVic_2022, whole genome shotgun sequence DNA segment encodes these proteins:
- the si:dkey-96n2.3 gene encoding uracil nucleotide/cysteinyl leukotriene receptor: MFSLPLYLALLTLVFYHCYLAYRAVLHSSEFCISTIKRLFLSTTTMNVSGEEIQGFYGSDSHQENILFSTFYILIFIMAVPGNALALWAFFHQESTSPFKVFLKNLSVADISYILILPMRIVYHLSNGHWPFGHILCQLAGFLFYLNMYCSLYLMSFISLDRFLAVVFPIKSQSVRKARYAKIAVGILWVTVIVSMSPILFSKKNVTDKSTGICNKLYLEKTSRMALVSTIVAFVIPLTTIVVCYILILLKLRTINQQEERPVRDKAIRMIILIVINFLFAFVPYHVNRVIYIESYSRDHMTAARRESLGRANQITSALTCVSGVLDPVMYYFLNRAYRDKMLKLFCKR, translated from the exons ATGTTCTCACTTCCACTTTACCTTGCTCTTCTCACACTGGTGTTTTACCACTGCTACTTAGCATATAGAGCGGTTCTGCATTCTTCTGAATTCTGTATCTCTACAATTAAAAG GCTGTTCctctcaacaacaacaatgaacgTCTCCGGGGAGGAGATTCAGGGCTTCTATGGCAGTGACTCCCACCAAGAGAACATtctattttctacattttacatCCTGATCTTCATCATGGCTGTGCCTGGGAATGCCTTGGCACTGTGGGCCTTCTTTCACCAAGAGAGCACATCTCCATTTAAGGTCTTCCTGAAGAACTTGTCTGTAGCAGACATCTCTTACATTCTGATTTTACCCATGCGTATAGTTTACCACCTGTCCAACGGCCACTGGCCTTTCGGACATATCCTTTGTCAACTAGCAGGCTTCCTCTTTTACCTTAACATGTACTGCAGCCTTTACTTAATGAGTTTCATCAGCCTGGATAGATTTCTGGCTGTGGTTTTCCCCATAAAATCACAGTCAGTAAGGAAGGCTAGGTATGCAAAGATAGCTGTTGGCATACTTTGGGTGACAGTTATTGTGTCTATGAGCCCTATACTTTTCTCTAAAAAGAACGTGACCGACAAATCAACTGGCATCTGCAACAAGCTGTACTTAGAAAAGACATCTCGCATGGCTTTAGTGTCCACTATTGTGGCATTTGTTATTCCCCTAACAACCATTGTGGTTTGCTACATACTGATTCTGCTGAAACTAAGGACCATAAACCAACAGGAAGAACGGCCAGTGAGGGACAAAGCTATAAGAATGATCATCCTCATTGTGATTAACTTCCTGTTTGCATTTGTGCCCTATCATGTGAACAGGGTAATCTACATTGAAAGCTACAGTCGTGACCATATGACTGCAGCAAGGCGTGAGTCACTGGGTAGAGCCAATCAGATCACATCTGCCCTGACCTGTGTTAGTGGTGTACTGGATCCTGTAATGTATTACTTCCTGAACCGTGCATACAGGGACAAAATGCTTAAGCTGTTCTGTAAAAGATGA